In the genome of Vicia villosa cultivar HV-30 ecotype Madison, WI linkage group LG7, Vvil1.0, whole genome shotgun sequence, one region contains:
- the LOC131617787 gene encoding serine acetyltransferase 1, chloroplastic-like: MMIGRFLNFFASPTPKQWSFRSLRYQKYHSHPFMSVSSSVDNHSGGKMSAAGHNAKYGINNLHTTSSVVEQSEKEEVEDSMWMKMKEEAKVDVTVEPILSGYYHVSIFSHKSLESALANHLAVKLSNVSLTSTTLYDLFIRIFEHDAEIMDAVKNDMKAVKERDPACITHVHCFLNFKGFLACQAHRIAHNLWSNGRKVLAVIIQNRVCEVFGVDIHPGARFGSGILFDHATGIVVGETAVIGNDVSILHGVTLGGTGKAHGDRHPKIGDGVLIGAGTCILGNIKVGESAKIGAGSVVIKEVPPRTTVVGNPAKLVGGKNNPIKLDKIPSHTMDHVSHMSEFYD, from the coding sequence ATGATGATTGGACGATTCCTCAACTTCTTTGCCAGTCCAACACCAAAACAATGGTCCTTTCGTTCTCTTAGATACCAAAAATATCACTCTCACCCTTTCATGTCTGTCTCTTCTTCTGTTGATAATCATTCAGGAGGAAAAATGTCTGCAGCAGGTCACAATGCCAAATATGGAATCAACAACTTGCATACTACTAGTTCAGTTGTTGAACAATCAGAAAAAGAAGAGGTTGAAGATTCCATGTGGATGAAGATGAAAGAAGAAGCTAAAGTTGATGTCACTGTTGAACCTATTTTGTCTGGTTACTATCATGTTTCAATTTTTTCTCATAAATCTTTGGAAAGTGCTTTGGCTAATCACCTAGCTGTTAAGTTAAGTAATGTAAGCCTTACTAGTACAACACTTTATGATCTTTTTATTAGAATTTTTGAACATGATGCTGAAATTATGGATGCTGTTAAGAATGATATGAAAGCAGTTAAGGAAAGAGATCCTGCTTGTATAACTCATGTTCATTGTTTCTTGAATTTCAAAGGCTTTTTAGCATGTCAAGCTCATAGAATAGCTCATAATTTATGGTCAAATGGAAGGAAGGTTTTGGCTGTTATAATTCAGAATCGAGTTTGTGAAGTTTTCGGAGTTGATATTCATCCGGGAGCGAGGTTCGGAAGTGGAATATTGTTCGATCACGCGACGGGGATTGTGGTAGGAGAAACGGCTGTGATTGGAAACGATGTGTCCATTTTGCATGGTGTAACATTGGGAGGGACTGGTAAGGCTCATGGTGATAGGCATCCTAAGATTGGTGATGGAGTGTTGATTGGTGCTGGAACTTGTATTTTGGGGAATATTAAGGTTGGTGAGAGTGCTAAAATTGGTGCTGGTTCTGTTGTGATTAAGGAAGTGCCTCCTAGGACTACTGTTGTTGGCAATCCGGCAAAGTTGGTTGGAGGGAAGAACAATCCTATTAAGCTTGATAAGATTCCTAGCCATACTATGGATCATGTTTCACACATGTCTGAGTTTTATGATTAA